DNA sequence from the Calidithermus timidus DSM 17022 genome:
CGCTACCAGGACCTCTTCAGCGCCCCTGAGGGCACCGATCAGCCCACCGCCATCCCCATCTCGATGGTCACGGGCGAGCCCATCCAGATCGAGGCCGGCCCGAGCTGGGACGACGACCTGGGAGGCTCCAACCTCTACGCCAAGAACGACCCCAACTGGCAGGGCGTGGATCCCGACATCCAGGCCCAGATGCACGAGATCGAGCGGGTGGTCTTCAACTACCTGCCGCGCATCTGCAACCACTGCCTCAACCCCGCCTGCGTGGCGGCCTGCCCCAGCGGGGCCATCTACAAGCGCGCCGAGGACGGGGTGGTGCTGGTCAACGAGAACAAGTGCAAGGCCTGGCGCATGTGCGTGGCGGCCTGCCCCTACAAGAAGGTCTACTACAACTGGGCCAGCGGCAAGAGCGAGAAGTGCATCCTCTGCTTCCCGCGCCTCGAGACCGGCCAGGCCCCGGCCTGCGCCCATAGCTGCGTGGGCCGCATCCGCTACATGGGGGTGCTGCTCTATGACGCCGACAAGATCTACGCCGCCGCCAGCGCCCCAAAGGAGCGGCTGGTCGAAGCCCAGCGCGAGGCCATCCTCGACCCCTTCGACCCCGCCGTGATCGCCGCCGCCAAGGAGGGGGGCCTCGATGACGAGTGGATCAAGGCCGCCCAGAACTCCCCGGCCTACAAGTTCGTCAAGCTGTGGAAGCTGGCCCTGCCGCTGCACCCCGAGTACCGCACGCTGGCGATGATGTTCTACATCCCCCCGCTCTCGCCCGTCGTCAGCACCCTCGAGCGTGGCCTGATCAAGCTCGACCTGCCGCCCGAGCGCATGGACTTCGAGCTTTTCGATAACCTGGACAAGGCCCGATTGCCGCTGGAGTACCTCGCCAACCTCTTCGCCGCCGGAAACGTCGCACTCATCGAGCCCATCCTCAAGAAGATGCTGGCCGTGCGCATCCTCAAGCGCCGCCAAAGCGTCTACGGGGAGGTCGATGCCCAGACCCTGGCGCTGCTCGAGGCCGCCGGGACCAGCCTGGAGGAGGCCGAGGCCATCTACGAGCTCACCACCCTGCCCACCCTCGAGGAGCGCTTCGTGATCCCACCCTACCACCGCGAGGCGGCCGCCGAGCTCTACAACGACCCGCTGGCCCACAAAGGCGAGGTGGGCCTGGGCTACATCCAGCCCCCCCAGCGGGGCGAGTGAGGGGATGGCATGAGCCCCAACCCCACCCTCAAGACCCTCGCGCTGGCCTTCGAGTACCCGCGCCAGGGCAGCCTGGGCGTGCTGTGGGAGCAGACCCACTCCCTGCCCCATAGCCCGGCCAAGCTCCACCTCGAGCGCTTCCTCAAGGCCGTTTCAGAGCTCAAGCTCTCCGAGCGCGAGGAGCTGCACACCCGCACCCTCGACCTCTCGCCGCTCTTCGCGCCCTACGTGGGCTTCGCGGTCTACGGCGAGGACTACCGCCGCGGGGCCTTCATGGCCGCGCTGAGCCGCGGGATGCGGGAGCTGGGCCTCGAGCTGCGCGGCGAACTGCCCGACCACCTGGCGGTGGTGCTCTCCTACCTGGCCATTGCCGCCGAGCCGCTACCCGAGCTGATGGAGCTGCTCGAGCCCGCGCTCGCGGCGATGCACAAGACCCTCAAGACCCTGGAGCCGGACAACCCCTACCTGCACCTGCTCGAGGCGGTGCGGCAGGCGGTGCGGGAGCTTCCCAGAGCCAAGGGCCAGAGCCAGGCGCAGCGCAGCTCCTGGCCCTCCCTCGGCGCTCAATCCTCCCCCGGAGGAGGTATCCGATGAACTGGAATACCCTGCTCTTTTTGGTTTTCCCCTACGTCGCGCTCGCGCTGGCGGTGGTGGTCAGCGTGATCCGCATGCGCGGGCGGCCCTTCTCGGTCTCGGCCCAGTCGAGCCAGTTGCTCGAGGCACGCAAGCTCTACTTCGGCTCCACCGCCATGCACTGGGGGCTGGTGCTGATTTTGGGTGGGCACCTGCTGGCGGTGCTGCTGCCCAAGGGGCTGCTGTTGTGGAACGCGGTGCCCCTGCGGTTGTACCTGCTGGAGATCACCGGCCTGGCCCTGGCGCTGTGGGCGGGCGTGGGCGTGTGGATCCTGCTGGCGCGCCGCCTGGGCGACGCCCGTGTGCGGGTGGTCTCCACCCCCATGGACTACGTGGTGTTGCTGCTGTTGCTGGTCTCCATCATCACCGGCATCATCACCGCGGGCGCCTACCGCTTCGGCTCCTACTGGTTCCCGGCGGTATTTACCCCCTACTTCTGGAGCATCTTTACCCTCCAGCCGCGCCCCGAACTCGTCGCCGACCTGCCCTTCTGGATCCGGCTTCACGTCTTCAACTTCTGGCTGCTGGTAGCGGTGTTTCCCTTCTCCCGGCTCATCCACATCATCACCGTGCCACTGGGCTATTTGTGGCGGCCCTGGCAGATCGTGATCTGGCTGCGACGCAAGCGCCGCCTGCGGGCTACCCCGCCCGCGGTGGCCCAACCCGTGCCCGCCTCTAAGCCACAGCCCATCATGCAGGACAAAGGAGGTTCGTATGGTGCAGACTAGCGCTCCTGCAGCTCCCTCCGAGCGCAGGGCCCGGCTCGAGGTCCTCACCCTCTCCACCCTCGGTTTCACGCTGATGTTCGCGGTGTGGCTGATGTTCGGGGTACTGGGCATCCCCATTCGCAAGGAGTTTGGGCTCAGTGACGTGCAGCTTAGCTGGCTGTCGGCGGTGGCCATCCTCAACGGTTCTATCTGGCGTCTTGTGGCCGGAATCTTGACGGACCGCTACGGCGGCAAGGTGGTTTTCACCACCATGCTCTTCCTCACCGCCATTCCCGCTTACCTGGTCTCCCAGGCCAGCAGCTACCAGGCGCTGCTGCTCTACGCCTTCTTGGTGGGTTTCGCCGGCAACGCCTTTAGCGTAGGGATCGCCTGGAACTCGGCCTGGTTTCCCCGTGAACAGCAGGGCTTTGCCTTGGGCGTGTTCGGCGCGGGCAACGTGGGGGCTAGCGTTACCAAGTTCATCGGTCCGGCCATTATCGCCTCGGTACCCGCCGCCGGATACCTGGGCGGCCTGGTGCCGGGTGGTTGGCGCTTTGTGCCCTTCTTCTATGCCGTTTTGCTGATCCTGATGGGGTTGGCCATGTGGCTATTCACCCCCCGCCAGGACAAAAAACCCGGCCAGGGCCGCCCCCTCGCAGAGATGTTGAGGCCCCTTAGGTACGTGCGGGTGTGGCGCTTCAGCCTGTACTACGTGGTGGTCTTCGGGGCCTATGTGGCGCTGTCGGCCTGGTTGCCGAAGTACTACGTAGACGTCTTTGGCCTGCCCCTTTACCAGGCCGCGCTGCTCACGGCGCTTTTCATCTTTCCGGCCTCGCTCTTGCGCCCTGTGGGCGGCTACTTCTCCGATCGCTTCGGCGCACGGCGGGTGATGTACTGGACCTTCGGCATCATCCTGCTCGCCAGCGGCATCTTGATGATGCCCAACGGACATATCGTGCTCTACCTGCCTACTAAGTACGAGGCCGACGGCCTGCGCGAGGTGATGCGCTACACGATGACGCTCTGGCCATTCACCTTCTCGGTCTTCCTCATCGGCGTGGGTATGGGCATTGGCAAGGCCGCCGTCTACAAGCACATCCCCGAGTACTTTCCCAAAGACGTGGGCGCGGTAGGGGGCCTGGTGGGGATGCTGGGAGCGCTGGGCGGCTTCCTTCTGCCCCCGCTCTTCGCTTACGCCCAGGCCTTTACCGGCCTGCCCCAGACCACCTTCCTCATCCTCTTCCTCCTGACCCTCCTAAGCGCCATCTGGATGCACCTTACCGTGCTCTCGCTGTTGCAGCAGGCTGCTCCGGAGCTCAAGAACCGCTTTGAGTACCAAGGAGAACACTGATGGCTTTTCGTATCTCTACAAAAAATGCCACCTGGCTCGAGCGCTGGGAGCCGGAGGACCCTGCCTTCTGGAAGGGGGTGGGGCAGCCTTTGGCCTGGCGCACCCTCTGGATCACCACCTTCAACCTAACGCTCTCCTTTATCGTCTGGTTCATGGTCTCAGCCATCGTGGTCCGTCTGCCCGGCATCGGTTTTCGCTTCAGTACTACCGAGCTCTTCTGGCTCACTGCCATGCCGGGGCTGGCCGGAGGTACGCTTCGCATCGTCTGGACCTTCCTGCCCCCCATTTTGGGTACCCGGCACCTGGTCACCCTCTCCACCCTCCTCCTTCTCATCCCGGTGCTGGGCTGGAGCTATGCCATCGGTAACCCTCATACGCCCTACTGGGTCATGCTGCTCCTGGCCCTCTTAGCCGGCTTGGGCGGGGCCAACTTCTCGGGCTTCATGCCCTCCACCAGCTACTTCTTCCCCAAGAGGCTTCAGGGAACCGCCTTGGGCCTCCAAGCCGGCCTCGGCAACTTCGGGGTCTCTATCGTCCAGTTCATCGCCCCCTGGGTGGTGGGCTTCCCCCTCTTCCTCTCCGGACTTTTGGGCCTGGGCATTCCCCAGACCTTCATCAAGGGCGAGGCCTCCAACCCCATCTGGCTGCACAATGCCGCTTTGGTCTGGACGCTTTTTCTCCTGCTTGGGGCCTTCTTGGCCTGGAACCTCCTCAAGAGCGTGCCGGTGCGGGCCAACTTCCGTGAGCAATTCGACATCTTCCGCGACAAGCACACTTGGGTGATGACCCTCTTGTACATCGCCACCTTCGGCTCCTTCTCGGGTCTTTCGGCAGTGTTTCCTCTCTTGATCCGGCAGCTCTACGGCCGCTTCGAGGGGGCTCCCGACCCTTTGACCTACGCCTTCCTCGGACCTTTGGTGGGCTCGCTTCTTCGGGTTGCCTTTGGTCCGGTGGCCGACCGGGTGGGTGGGGCTGTCCTCACCCAGATAAGCACCTTGGGACTTTTGGGGAGCGCGCTCGCCCTCGGCTTCTTCGTCACTCCTAACTCGCTTGCCGAATTCCCCCTCTTCGTAGGGCTGATGCTCTCCCTCTTCTTCTTCGCGGGCATTGGCAATGCCAGCACCTTCAAGCAGATCCCCATGATTTTCCCGCCGCGCAAGGCGGGGGGAGTGATCGGCTGGACTGCGGCGGTGGCTGCCTACGGGCCTTTCCTCTTCTCGGTTATGATCGCCTGGGTGCTCGCCCGTGCCGGCTCGCCAGCCCCCTTCCTCTTTGGTCTTTCGGCCTTCTACGCCTTGTGTGCTGGGTTCAACTGGCACTTCTACGCCCGCAAGGGGGCGGAAAAGCCCTGCTGAGTGCCCTCTTGAGAGAAGGTCTTTTCTCGGGCTAAATCGCTGGGCAAGGCCGTAGAGATCGACGGCTACTACGACCGCCTGGACCTGCCCGACGTGCTGGCCCGCCAGGCGGGGGAGATGGGGGTGATGATCTCCCTATCTACCGATGCCCACCAGATCGACCACCTGCGTTTCATGGAGTTGGCGGTGGGCACCGCCCAGCGTGCCTGGTTGGAACCCGCGCAGGTCCTCAACACCAAGCCGCTCGCAAAGTTGCTGGGGTGGCTCGAGGGGGTCCGGCAGAGCTGATACCGGATTCAAAAAGATACTCTTCAAAACCAAAAACCCAGGGGCTATCTTTTTGAATCCTAGAGCACTCCCTTCGGTCGGGTTAGTTCGTCACCATTCGGTGACGAACTAACCGAATCTGGTATGACGGCTCATCGCTTTCCGCTTTCCCAAACACCAAACCCGCCCCGTAGGGCGGGCAGGAATTCGACAGGTGTCGTTAGCGCCGTCCGCGGCCACCTTTACCCTTGCCGGGCTTCTTGCTGCCTCCGCCGCCGAAGCCGCCTCCGCCCGAACCGCGCAAGAAGCTCTTGAGCTTGTTCTCGAACTCGGGGGCCTGGCGCGGCAGGCGCTTGGGACGCGGGGGTTCGACGGGCGCGGGGGTGAGTTCTTTGATGGAGAGATCCAGACGGCCCTTCTCGTCGCGGCCCAGCACCAACACCTGCACCACCTCGCCTTCGGAGAGGTGGTCGCGCACGTTCTTGACGAACTCGTGGGCGATCTGCGAGATGTGGACCAACCCCGACTCACCGTTGGGCAACTCCACGAAAGCCCCAAAATCCATGATCCGCGTCACGCGGCCTTCAACGATGGCACCAGCTTCGATCTGCATTCAGCTATTCCTCCATGGGGCGTGAGCTTCCTTCCCCAATGGGGAAAGCCTTGGCTCTTGGGGATGTCTCACGGCGTCCTCACTATAGCACGAGGGGATGACAAGGGGATTTGCCCAATCACCAAGCGCCACAACTACGGAGCGAATTTCGTCGGGGACGTGGTCGGCTCGAGGTGCTTTGCGCAGGGGGTGTGGGCGAGAAGCCATTTGCGTACGGCCTACCCCGGTCATTGATATATGACGTTTTTACGTTATGATGTTTGTAAAGCGTTATGTTTTTTGGAGGTCAGGATGCTGCTCACCGAAAAATCCCGCGATCTGTGGTTTGAACTAGGCCCCGAGGAGCGCCAGATCATCGGCGCGCTGCGTGACTTCTTGCAGGCCGAGGTGGCTCCCGGGGCCGCCGAGCGTGACCGCACGGGGGAGTTCCCACTGGCGATCGTCAAGAAGCTGGGCGAGCTGGGGGTGATGGGGGCCAACGTGCCCGAGCAGTACGGTGGTGCCGGGCTCACGACCCGCATGTTCACCCGCATCATCGAAGAGATTGGCGCGGTGGACGGCTCACTAGGGCTTACCGTGGCTTCGCACAACTCGCTGTGCATCGGCCACATCCTGACCGCTGGGAGTGAGGCCCAGAAGCGGGAATTCCTGCCCAGGTTGGCTATGGCCGAGGTGCTGGGGGCGTGGGGCCTGACCGAGCCGGGCTCAGGCTCGGACGCGGC
Encoded proteins:
- the narH gene encoding nitrate reductase subunit beta; translated protein: MNVRAHMSMLFHLDKCIGCHTCSVACKNLWTDRRGTEYMWWNNVETRPGTGYPTGWEEQERFEGGWELKNGELELRLHSRARGLSRLFFNPALPTLDDYYEPYTFRYQDLFSAPEGTDQPTAIPISMVTGEPIQIEAGPSWDDDLGGSNLYAKNDPNWQGVDPDIQAQMHEIERVVFNYLPRICNHCLNPACVAACPSGAIYKRAEDGVVLVNENKCKAWRMCVAACPYKKVYYNWASGKSEKCILCFPRLETGQAPACAHSCVGRIRYMGVLLYDADKIYAAASAPKERLVEAQREAILDPFDPAVIAAAKEGGLDDEWIKAAQNSPAYKFVKLWKLALPLHPEYRTLAMMFYIPPLSPVVSTLERGLIKLDLPPERMDFELFDNLDKARLPLEYLANLFAAGNVALIEPILKKMLAVRILKRRQSVYGEVDAQTLALLEAAGTSLEEAEAIYELTTLPTLEERFVIPPYHREAAAELYNDPLAHKGEVGLGYIQPPQRGE
- a CDS encoding nitrate reductase molybdenum cofactor assembly chaperone; protein product: MSPNPTLKTLALAFEYPRQGSLGVLWEQTHSLPHSPAKLHLERFLKAVSELKLSEREELHTRTLDLSPLFAPYVGFAVYGEDYRRGAFMAALSRGMRELGLELRGELPDHLAVVLSYLAIAAEPLPELMELLEPALAAMHKTLKTLEPDNPYLHLLEAVRQAVRELPRAKGQSQAQRSSWPSLGAQSSPGGGIR
- the narI gene encoding respiratory nitrate reductase subunit gamma, whose translation is MNWNTLLFLVFPYVALALAVVVSVIRMRGRPFSVSAQSSQLLEARKLYFGSTAMHWGLVLILGGHLLAVLLPKGLLLWNAVPLRLYLLEITGLALALWAGVGVWILLARRLGDARVRVVSTPMDYVVLLLLLVSIITGIITAGAYRFGSYWFPAVFTPYFWSIFTLQPRPELVADLPFWIRLHVFNFWLLVAVFPFSRLIHIITVPLGYLWRPWQIVIWLRRKRRLRATPPAVAQPVPASKPQPIMQDKGGSYGAD
- a CDS encoding MFS transporter, with the translated sequence MVQTSAPAAPSERRARLEVLTLSTLGFTLMFAVWLMFGVLGIPIRKEFGLSDVQLSWLSAVAILNGSIWRLVAGILTDRYGGKVVFTTMLFLTAIPAYLVSQASSYQALLLYAFLVGFAGNAFSVGIAWNSAWFPREQQGFALGVFGAGNVGASVTKFIGPAIIASVPAAGYLGGLVPGGWRFVPFFYAVLLILMGLAMWLFTPRQDKKPGQGRPLAEMLRPLRYVRVWRFSLYYVVVFGAYVALSAWLPKYYVDVFGLPLYQAALLTALFIFPASLLRPVGGYFSDRFGARRVMYWTFGIILLASGILMMPNGHIVLYLPTKYEADGLREVMRYTMTLWPFTFSVFLIGVGMGIGKAAVYKHIPEYFPKDVGAVGGLVGMLGALGGFLLPPLFAYAQAFTGLPQTTFLILFLLTLLSAIWMHLTVLSLLQQAAPELKNRFEYQGEH
- a CDS encoding MFS transporter, producing the protein MAFRISTKNATWLERWEPEDPAFWKGVGQPLAWRTLWITTFNLTLSFIVWFMVSAIVVRLPGIGFRFSTTELFWLTAMPGLAGGTLRIVWTFLPPILGTRHLVTLSTLLLLIPVLGWSYAIGNPHTPYWVMLLLALLAGLGGANFSGFMPSTSYFFPKRLQGTALGLQAGLGNFGVSIVQFIAPWVVGFPLFLSGLLGLGIPQTFIKGEASNPIWLHNAALVWTLFLLLGAFLAWNLLKSVPVRANFREQFDIFRDKHTWVMTLLYIATFGSFSGLSAVFPLLIRQLYGRFEGAPDPLTYAFLGPLVGSLLRVAFGPVADRVGGAVLTQISTLGLLGSALALGFFVTPNSLAEFPLFVGLMLSLFFFAGIGNASTFKQIPMIFPPRKAGGVIGWTAAVAAYGPFLFSVMIAWVLARAGSPAPFLFGLSAFYALCAGFNWHFYARKGAEKPC
- a CDS encoding S1 RNA-binding domain-containing protein, which produces MQIEAGAIVEGRVTRIMDFGAFVELPNGESGLVHISQIAHEFVKNVRDHLSEGEVVQVLVLGRDEKGRLDLSIKELTPAPVEPPRPKRLPRQAPEFENKLKSFLRGSGGGGFGGGGSKKPGKGKGGRGRR